The Quercus robur chromosome 3, dhQueRobu3.1, whole genome shotgun sequence DNA segment TTTATGTAATGTTTCCCACTTGAGCTGTTCTGCTTGGTAGAAGTTCTCCCAACATTAAAAATTATCCTTGAAGGGAATGAGACAAATGCGTTGGAGATACAATCTTTCTTAGATCTAATTTGTCTAGCagtttattaaattattgaattcaaGTTTCTATTGTCCAGTTCAAGCAAGAGTCTTGCGAACTTTCTGCCTGACTTTAATGATTGCTTGAGCGAAGCTCAAAAGAACATTCATGTCTTGCAGATCTTTACATAGCTTTTAACCCTTCATACATTCTAAGTCTTTTGTTTGAGTTAGAATCCTGTAGATATGTTAGCTGATGCTGAGGCTTTTTTTAGCAGGCTCCTTTACCGAAAAGACTTGCCATCACAGTAAAACTAGGCCGCTTTGGCCACAGTTTGTGAAACTATACTACGATTCGTGACTCTCACTGTGGCTCCATTGAATAAAGAGAGGTAACCAGATTTGTAAAACATCTCTAAGATATTGGCCATCAACACATTTAATTGTGCCTAAAATGGAGGACAGTACTTCAAATACAGAGAACAACATCATAATCATACTAGCACATACAACATTACCATTCTAAAAATTCAGTACTTTGTTATTCATCTCAATGAAAACTGTCTTGAGCATAGGTTGGACTGTACTTTAGTAGCTGATCAGCATCATCTTTCACCATAATTTTTACACGAAACAAACACCTCATATCAAATAAAGACTTTTAAGCTACTTTGCTGTCCCTTGATGGTGTATTTGCAAACTTCCATGAGCAGCGAATAAAATTATCACTTATTCTATCCCCTGCAACCTCATTGATGGGTATTACATCAGAAATCTCCTTCACATCTTCTCTACCGAGGTTCACTCTTATGGAACCAATGTTATCATCAAGAattttaatctttaaaaaattgttgaacTCCCAAATGACTTTGAAATTGTACCTAATTTAACAGTTTAATGGCTTTATGAGTGGAATACCTAGCCTGAAATTTCATTCCAAGGATCCACTCCTACTCTGACTTctgaatttttccttttaatggTTTTGAGAAGTTCCATTGAAATTTCTTCTCCCAATCGAAGGTTATCATCCATGAAGGTATTAACACCATTTTGAACCAAAGCATGATACGCATGGCATGTAAAACCATAACGAGTATTTTCACCTCTAAAACTCAAGAAGACATCAAAGTCCTTGGATTGGTGGGTGAAAGAGGAAGATGAAGCTCCTTTGATTTTTAGAAGAGCCATTAGGATTGCTTAGCAGATGGTTGAGCAGATCTAAAAGGATAAGGAGAATGAAAGATGTGATGAAAATTTGGAGGAATTGGCTCTTGGACTATCGCTTGTTCTCAAATTATGTATTGACCGGGGTTGTCAATATGACTCAAGAAATGGAATGACAAATTGGGAAGAGCATTAAGATAGGTTGCTTCCCATTTAGTGGTGAGTGGATGACTCACGAGTCATAAGGGTTCTTTTGTAAATCACTGATTGTTTTTGAGTCttcaatgaaaaaatatatatagaaaaagaaaaagagaagaaaggaagaaaacctAGTCCATGATAGATCAAAGTGCTTACATTAATGGAAATGATGATTGAGAGACCCTACCTTCCACGATTTTTTTCCATAATATATGTTCCTTCAAACAAGGAGACCCATGGGTAGAGTGATGTCTTTCCAATGAATCCTTTTTGGAAGGGTAACCTTAGCATCAGGTGTGGAGCATTGGATCAGCAAAGTATTATCACCAGCATTTTTTAACTTAGCATGTGGGTTCAGTTTGGTTTTCAACAATCTATAATAAATACGATAAATGATAGCAAGAGGATTACTACCATCTTCCATACCATAACCAGATGTCAAAATATTCAAAGTTAATGCTTTAAGAATATTAGGATCATCAATGGCAAGAGTTAAATCAAGATAACAATTGAAGTAAATAGGACCATTGAACATGGATGATTGAATCATTCCAAGAATactagtttcaaaatttttaaatctagcatctcttaagCACGTAAGTACATaagcatatatatacatatatatatagggtgCAGTTAATGTGCCCTTAGGACACACAGTAATcatctattttaaaaaagtttttataggaaattgAAAAGACCATAAAAAAAGTTAATCACTTTTTCGCTTTTCCATAAAGAATTTCCTAAAAAAAcccatatatatgtatgtatatatgaaaGAAAGCTTCTTATTGTTCCGTATTTCTTTATTTCTGTACCCAAAATGTTGGCCTCAAACTAAGAATAAGCAGCATTGGCCAAAGCTTAAGAAGCTATGGTAAGATACACTTCTCTCACCTTTCACTTCAACTCAATTGAGTAAAGATGTTGATAAGAAGCAAATATTTGTAAGAAATTTGCAATCACGATACCTGTAATTGcctaaaatggaagaaaatagaCAAAATTCTTAAAACAACAGAGTAACCAGAATCATAATTATTGTAACACACAAAACAAGCAGCATCACTGTTCTGTGAATTCAATATTACACCATTCATCATAGTCTTAACAGTAAGCAACCATATCTCAAACATAGTTTGGACTGTTCTTTGGTAGCTGATCATCTTCGTCTTTCACAATTTGAAGTAGCTTTATGTGGCCtcatgattttatttctttccatgAGACATGCACTTCCCATTGTGCACATAGCTTATTAGGCTAACTTACTTTCTTTTTCTGGTGTATTTGCAAACTTCCACGAGCAGTGAATAAAAGCATCAGTTGTTCTATGCCCTGCCACCTCGTTGATGGTTATTACATCAGAAATCTCTTTCAAATCTTCTTTGGTGAGCTTCACTCTAAAGGAACCGATATTGGCAtcaagatttttaatttttgtagtcCCTACAAATCCATgagaaatgttaaaaatatatatcagcTATAAGCAATAAATCTTAGTTCAAGACCCTATTTAAAATATTAGTGCAAGTTGTGATATACACAGTACTACTACTAAGGGGTTGTTATCTTTGGACCGAAGGATAGCCCCTCCCCCCTCCCtctaccccccaaaaaaaagagggagggggcaattgttaaatttttagagAGGAAATATTACAAGATTCAAAAATGATAAATTCAAAAATTCAGGAATTATGTGAGAATCATCAAGATAATATACGGACATAATTCAAGAAAAATCGTAATTATGAATTTAGTTTCTGTTATGAATACCAGGCATAGTTGAGTTTACTTGAGTTGTATAAGTCCATCTTTGGGACCAGATTGTTTGATCTATAGCCTACATAAGAAGTATGTGGCTAAACATAAGATTTGATTACTCTTCAAATGAGCCACATAACTTTGTATGCTGCAGAGATGGTGGTGTATTGGGCAAGAAAAACTGATGGAAATTTGAGATTACTATCAAATTTCAAGAAGTCATAAGACtgaaaaattttctacctaAATACAGTTGCTGAACATGCCATGATTGTGCCATACTAGTTGTGAATTGGCAAGTCACAAAGGAAAGTGGGGTTTTGTTCATTCATAACGTCAAAAGTAGGTACAGTGCTCTAAtccatttttcttgataatGAAGGAGGTATTTCAGATTTTATAGTGATTGACTGATGGTGGATTTAGAGCAGCCTTGGTGGAAAAACATGCCACTTTATCTCTTCCCCTGATTTATCCAAGCTATTCTTCTGTCCATTAAAGTTGAAAGGCTGCTGGTAAAAGATGAACACTTGAAATTGAAGGTGAATGAACATTAAAAAGGAGTCACTTACCAGGGATAGGTGCCACATCATCTCCTTGATGAAGAATCCATCCAAGTGCAAGTTGTGCAGGGCTGCATCCATGCTTTTCAGCCAACTTtcctatttgaaaataaatggtCTTGTTTTGCTCTAAGCTCTCTGCTTGAAATCTAGGATGTATGTTCTGATGAAAGGAAAGGTTACACATTAGTCACAATCTTAATCTCACAagcaacaagaaaaaaaaataataaatttgcaaCAAGCCCACTAAAAATTGTTTGTATGTCTTGTTAGGTATTTTAGTGTTGGCTGATTAAATCACAAAGTTTCCTTGTAACCGttcaagaattttaattttttttaatttggtgtAATTGAGGATGAAGATGGAAGATTGTGTTCACTGTGCACATCTGTAAAATTTGGTTGAGCGGACTTACATTCGGTCGGGCGAATATATGAAGAAATTCAGAAGCATGGACAGAAAGTTTTGACAGTCTTTCGTTCAACATTCAGTCAAGAGAACTTGTTAAAGAAAGCACCAACTTAGGCTTTCACGGCAATTTTTGGGGCCAATCACTCCTCAAACCCTTGACAAATAAAGTCAAAAATTAAACCCTGATTTTAGAGGAGTGATTTCAAAGGAGGAAGATGGCCAATATATCCTTGAGAAAAACTACTCTAAGTGCAAACGATCTTTCACCCTCTCCCATTGCCTAATTTTGAGAGGATTCACACTACCAAGATCAGAAAACCACCTGTGTTGATGGAGCATTCATTAAAACCACAAAGACTAACCAAAATTgtaaccaccccccccccccccccccccaccccgcCCCCCGCGCAGGGTTTACCACCACTCCTCAAGAAAACAAATTCACACATAGAATAtaagtttgtacaatagaatTAACTCTAATTCTGAAGCTACCTCTATTGTATTTACTAATGTGACTGCACGCAACTCCAACTCCTTGAACTTTTTTATGGCAGATTCTATTCATATGAGCACTCTGTTTATGACTTCAAGAACCCTCTAGAAGGTTTCCACAACTGGTCTGTGTTATGCAGTAGCTTTAGCATTATCACTGGTCTAGAGATCTTCTTTGGTTAATGGTGAGTGAGAACTCAGTCACGAAACCCTAAGCATATAAAAACACAGCTCTCAAAACTTATTTAAGTCGTCCCATATTAGTCCTTTTAAACTCTAGCAAGTAGGGTACAAAAACTTCAGATTGGATGAATTAATGGTCTAGATTGAGAATCTGGATCCATGATTCTCAATTAATCGATAGGTGTCAAGAGCCTCGATACATGTCAAGCTTTTCTTGATCAATTTATAGGTGTCGAGCTATGTGTTGAGGTTCCAaaatgtttcttcttttttgagttGTTTTGGGTTTGAGTCTTAAACTTCAAAACACATTCAAGACTTAACTTTTGTTAGCCAACTGACACACTATGAACCTAGTAGTAACCAAGAGACTTGTTTGGCAGTCAGCATATTGACTTGCTGCATCAAAAAACTGTAAAGACACAGGGCAAGAGTCTGCAGTTGCAAGCAAAAGTGGGGAGCTCAAGTACGGTTTACTTGTTCAGAAAGTGTAGCAAGTGTAGTCTATGCCATAACAGTCTTCATAGTGGATTTGATAGGTTGGACTTTGGCCCAGAGTCTTTTTCCCAATTGGGTTTCACTTCATGAAAAATTCCTCGTCTGTGTGTGTAATTTTTTCATGCGTTATTTATTTCATGCTTGATTATCCATGATTTAAATTGTGCatgaaattgattaattaaatatcTAGAATTGATTCCtcatcagttttttttttttttttttttcataatttaaacGCAAAGAAAAAGTCAAGACAAATATGTGCTACATACCAGAAAACTGTTTGCAGGTACACTTTCTATAACTGCTTTGCCACCAAAGAATCCATGACCAAGAGGGCTGTATGGTACTATTCCAATTCCAAGCTCCCTGTACATTTTGGCATATCAAAAGGACACTTTTCAGTCCATAATGTGGAGTTCAAACATATTGTGACAGCAGTATAGTAAAAGATAAATGCAAATAACCCCAAGAGGCTCCTCAGGCTGGAACCATGCATTGAGAAATATGCCTTATGCAGTGGAGGTCACTTATTTAAATCTTCCTCATCCCATTCCCTTACCTTGGGGGCCAGTCATTTTGAATGGAACACCCAATAGTTTTTAAGAGAATATAAAGTTACCTGCAAAGTGGAActatttcttcctcaatttCGCGAGTCCAGAGGGACCACTCCATTTGTACAGCCGTGATGGGATGAACTGCATGTGCCCTTCGTATTGTGTCTGCACTAGCTTCAGACAATCCAATATACTTTACTTTTCCTTCTTCCACCAGCTTCTTAAGTTCCCCAATCTATGatccaaaaaaataagttttcataTATGAATTGCCTAGTTTACAGCTTCAGGAAAGTGAAAGAATAACACAGCACTACTTCTGAGTTGGAGTAAAGGAAATTCTgcttatatatattgatgtcaCATGGAAAATGCATTtataaaaaagggggaaaaagaaGTTTTGTAACACTTACAGTCTCCTCTATAGGTACTGTCGTGTCAATCCGGTGTTGATAATAGAGATCAATGTAATCCAAACCAAGGCGCTTCAGACTATCCTCACAACAGGATCGAACATATTCAGGGGTACCATTTATTTCAACATTATTAAGATCAAATTTGACAATACCAAATTTTGTAGCTAACTGAATCTTTTCTCGAGGCAAGTGCTTCAGTGCCTGAAAATGCCTTTTTAAATTATACTGTTTACTCATAAGCCAACTAAAAAAAGCCACCAATAACTAAGAAAACCAATGTTACAGTAAAGATGCGCATTCAAATGgttctgtttctgtttctcgAAAGAGAAATAGCATGATACATGAGTGAAAACATTATGTTTGAGTAATCAacttaaacaaaacaatttattttcttcttttcgaAAATAAAAAGGTTAGCTCCCTTGTAACCCCAAAGCATGGAAATTGTTTGGTGACAAATTTTTATGATCAAAGCTTTGGcataaggaaattatttttcttaattaacaaaaaagtaTTTAGGGCAGTCAATTAATatcaaaaattataatttggaaGAAGTTCTGCAGAAGTGATTTCCTGTGATTCAGGATTTTGTTAAATACAAGATTGATCTTTCTAGATAACAAGTTATATTCTTTCAAAGGGTAAAAAGCAGCTAGAATGCTTTTTTGAAAATAAGCTGGCTCTACGATATCTTCTTAAAATAATACACAAACAATTCAAAGAGTAATGATAGTCACATACTTTTTAATACACACTGTCACATgctgaaatcatgtttttaaaacacaatttcacaattttgaCTGAAATCGTTTCAatgaaaacacgatttcaaaaGGTAGCGTCGAGTGTGCAATAGGGAGTGTGTAATCAGATTTTCAGAAATACAAATCAATCACGAGATACATTTTACTGGTTACCTACTTTTCCAAGGTTATGTAATCTCTATAACCACACAGATCAAAATTATTACAATTATGCTTTATTGAGAAGGGTATCCTTGTTCattaaatacaaacaaatttcaAATGGAATTTTGTTCAGAAAATTATTCATTTAGTTACATAGACAGAATGAATTACTTCTAGCCCACAAATTTATATTCAAAGGCTGACCACTTACCATGGTCCAAAATTCTAATCTAAGCAATGTAGACCCCAAGATTGATGTTATGTATACTATGAACAAACTGAATAAGGTACTCAGAGGTATCCAAGCTAGTCTAAATGAATACAAACCATCTGAGATATCATTTTCAAGTAAATTTACCTTTCCCACCAAAACTTCATTAGCATGTGGCCCATAAATATCTGAAGTATCAAAGAATGTGATTCCTTGACTGAATGCGTGCTTGATGATTGATATGCCAACCTCTTCAGGGACAGGATCATTGTAGCCTCCTGAAAGCCCCATACATCCAAACCCCAACTTTGAAACCTAGAGGACAAATAATACTATAAGtaattattgaagaaaaatacCTCTTGTTTTGGTGGAAGAAAATTTAAACAGGGATTTTAAGCTCTTTCCTCCCACATTTTCTCATGCGGGGAAAAATTACTAAACAGACAAAAAGATTATAGGCAATGGTCTAGGCCTCTGATTATTTCTTAAGATGGAGTCCATGTGAATTTGATGAATCGTTAAATACTGTCAAAGGTCAGAAAATAACTTGACAAGAAGGAAGTTTGTTAACTTCCCATCTTATCCATACATTCAATATATAATAACGAAAGCtttgcaataaattttacaaaactccTATTGTGCCACATCATTTGCatcttttcttactttttagtttttaatttttggaattttcactttattcaacctttcattttcttcaaccaTTGTATTCTTATACTTTATATCTTCTTAAAATCTACCATTTCACTTTATTCAACCTTTTACCTACTTcaaccattcttcttctttctaaattttcatataaatttcttattactTCCTTTCCACCTCTCCTATTCCTTCCAAGTTGTCCATGAAAAAAAGGatcatactctctctctctctctctctcttcgattttgtttctcttttggtggattttttgttgttacaaccactttttttcttctactaatggttctttttgttattgttgatttAACTGACACATcacatttctttctctttttggaaaatttgtatCGGCTTCTATGCATATTTAGTTGTTTTGATATTCCAATTCCtagttacactttttttttttctttatctcattgatttgattttattgggttaataattaattacttgTTTTGCaagttatatttgattttttttagggttctGTTTAGATGTTAATTTATGAGACTTTactctattttgtttattttttaatcattttgtggaaaatttttgtttttgtagagAAATTACTCTTAGTAATTGatttagaagtactctatagtGCCACTTATTAAGACAAAAGCAAAGGTTAGTCAAAGGAAAATAATCGGATTAGTGACATGTTTTTGCTTTTGcaattgtattattattattgttgttgttgttataacacttaattatgagattttgctaataattgtttgtTTGATAATCTTTTTGGGTGGATGAATTTGCAATTTAtgcggaaaaaaaaaagattatcactatcaaattattttccTAATCAGTCTAgttaatcattgttaagcaatgattgatatgacattttgtttttttgcaaaGTTTCTTCATATGGAATGAGTATGTTTTGATTTAGCATATATTTACGAACATATTGAGATAAGAAATGTATTCAAAAAGAGAGATCATGATCATATTTTGTATACTTCAAAGAGATAAATTGGTTTGGTATTAAAGATAACATTAAAATAGTGGTTACAAGTTGAAGTTTTTTGAATGATGGGAAgactctatttttctctttcctttctaACTAAATGATTGGAAAAACCTAATCCTCGTTATATTCTATCACTAGCGAATGGGCTAATAATATGagcaaatgaaaattttgatataaaaagaaagtaaaatatacatgtgtgtgtgtatatatatatttaattttttttatttctaaagaacacaaaatttcattattaaaaaaagaaagcaatgtttattttagttttaaaaaaattccttgcTTTTAGTTGGTTGGTTTGGTAGagggttataaaaaaaaagagcattcaGCAATTAgtagtttaataaaa contains these protein-coding regions:
- the LOC126717378 gene encoding probable aldo-keto reductase 1 isoform X1, giving the protein MVEEQKVQIPRVKLGTHGFEVSKLGFGCMGLSGGYNDPVPEEVGISIIKHAFSQGITFFDTSDIYGPHANEVLVGKALKHLPREKIQLATKFGIVKFDLNNVEINGTPEYVRSCCEDSLKRLGLDYIDLYYQHRIDTTVPIEETIGELKKLVEEGKVKYIGLSEASADTIRRAHAVHPITAVQMEWSLWTREIEEEIVPLCRELGIGIVPYSPLGHGFFGGKAVIESVPANSFLNIHPRFQAESLEQNKTIYFQIGKLAEKHGCSPAQLALGWILHQGDDVAPIPGTTKIKNLDANIGSFRVKLTKEDLKEISDVITINEVAGHRTTDAFIHCSWKFANTPEKESKLA
- the LOC126717378 gene encoding probable aldo-keto reductase 1 isoform X2, with translation MVEEQKVQIPRVKLGTHGFEVSKLGFGCMGLSGGYNDPVPEEVGISIIKHAFSQGITFFDTSDIYGPHANEVLVGKALKHLPREKIQLATKFGIVKFDLNNVEINGTPEYVRSCCEDSLKRLGLDYIDLYYQHRIDTTVPIEETIGELKKLVEEGKVKYIGLSEASADTIRRAHAVHPITAVQMEWSLWTREIEEEIVPLCRELGIGIVPYSPLGHGFFGGKAVIESVPANSFLNIHPRFQAESLEQNKTIYFQIGKLAEKHGCSPAQLALGWILHQGDDVAPIPGTTKIKNLDANIGSFRVKLTKEDLKEISDVITINEVAGHRTIDVFIHCSWKFANTQEKESKLA
- the LOC126717378 gene encoding probable aldo-keto reductase 1 isoform X4, whose protein sequence is MVEEQKVQIPRVKLGTHGFEVSKLGFGCMGLSGGYNDPVPEEVGISIIKHAFSQGITFFDTSDIYGPHANEVLVGKALKHLPREKIQLATKFGIVKFDLNNVEINGTPEYVRSCCEDSLKRLGLDYIDLYYQHRIDTTVPIEETIGELKKLVEEGKVKYIGLSEASADTIRRAHAVHPITAVQMEWSLWTREIEEEIVPLCRELGIGIVPYSPLGHGFFGGKAVIESVPANSFLGLQKLKILMPISVPLE
- the LOC126717378 gene encoding probable aldo-keto reductase 1 isoform X3, yielding MVEEQKVQIPRVKLGTHGFEVSKLGFGCMGLSGGYNDPVPEEVGISIIKHAFSQGITFFDTSDIYGPHANEVLVGKALKHLPREKIQLATKFGIVKFDLNNVEINGTPEYVRSCCEDSLKRLGLDYIDLYYQHRIDTTVPIEETIGELKKLVEEGKVKYIGLSEASADTIRRAHAVHPITAVQMEWSLWTREIEEEIVPLCRELGIGIVPYSPLGHGFFGGKAVIESVPANSFLNIHPRFQAESLEQNKTIYFQIGKLAEKHGCSPAQLALGWILHQGDDVAPIPE